A region from the Alnus glutinosa chromosome 5, dhAlnGlut1.1, whole genome shotgun sequence genome encodes:
- the LOC133869339 gene encoding chaperonin-like RBCX protein 1, chloroplastic has protein sequence MESPAVLTLSQLPYFSPQKSNRKRASPSWPCQPRSSQPTRLHCQKMYVPGFGEASPEAKAANNLHNFFTYIAVRIVTAQLQSYNPEAYEELMEFMNRHSLNDGDKFCANLMRESSRHKVLALRILEVRSAYCKNDFEWDNLKRLAVKMVNESNTRIMRDYVSETSPAESEK, from the exons ATGGAATCCCCCGCAGTTCTCACACTTTCTCAGCTCCCTTATTTTTCCCCGCAGAAATCCAACAGAAAGAGAGCTTCTCCTTCATGGCCATGCCAGCCAAGGAGCTCTCAACCCACTCGCTTGCACTGCCAAAAGATGTACGTCCCTG GATTTGGAGAAGCATCACCAGAAGCCAAGGCAGCCAACAACCTCCACAATTTCTTCACTTACATTGCAGTAAGGATTGTCACAGCACAGCTTCAG AGTTATAACCCTGAGGCATATGAGGAATTGATGGAATTCATGAATAGACACTCGTTGAATGATGGGGACAAGTTCTGTGCCAATTTGATGCGAGAATCTTCAAGGCATAAAGTTCTAG CTCTTCGTATCTTAGAG GTTCGATCTGCTTATTGCAAAAATGATTTTGAATGGGACAACTTGAAGCGACTAGCTGTTAAG ATGGTCAATGAATCTAACACGAGAATCATGAGGGATTATGTCTCAGAAACCAGTCCTGCAGAGAGCGAGAAGTAA
- the LOC133867653 gene encoding lysM domain receptor-like kinase 3 isoform X2, whose amino-acid sequence MIQLPRRSIYLPITLLAFHALLFFSPKAHAKCKHGCHHALASYYVLQGSNLTYISRIFGQPIQEILKYNPNISNPNIINTGTRLNVPFSCDCLNGDFLGHTFSYITQFGDTYDKVAQKVFANLTTEDWVHRVNTYAPTQIPDYVPINVTVNCSCGDRKVSKDYGLFMTYPLRPGENLSTVAAESGLPAMLLEMYNPGSNFSAGTGLVYLPAKGISGGVIAGISVAAVAGASILAFCLYAVVCRRKKVAEESVLPASSEDQHVQHRHGSGSTPEKNSEAAALVGGASPGLTGITVDKSVEFSYEELAKATNDFSLDNKIGQGGFGSVYYAELRGEKAAIKKMDTQASKEFLAELKVLTHVHHLNLVRLIGYCVEGSLFLVYEYIENGNLSQHLHGSERDIEPLPWSTRVQIALDSARGLEYIHEHTVPVYIHRDIKSANILIDKNFRGKVADFGLAKLSEYGSSSLHTRLAGTFGYMPPEYAQYGDVSPKVDVYAFGVVLYELISAKDAIVKTNEFVSESMGLVALFEDVLSQPDPKEDLLKLVDPRLGNNCPLESVSKMAHLAKACTQENPQLRPSMRSIVVALMTLSSSTEDWDVGSFYENQILVHLMSGR is encoded by the exons ATGATCCAACTGCCAAGGAGGAGCATTTACCTCCCAATCACACTCCTAGCCTTCCAtgctcttctcttcttctctcccaAAGCCCACGCCAAGTGTAAACATGGCTGCCACCATGCCTTGGCCTCATACTATGTGTTGCAAGGCTCAAACCTCACTTACATTAGCCGAATCTTTGGCCAACCAATACAAGAAATTCTCAAATACAATCCCAACATCTCCAACCCAAATATCATCAACACTGGCACAAGACTCAACGTGCCCTTCTCATGTGATTGTCTGAACGGTGACTTCTTGGGGCACACATTTTCTTACATAACTCAATTTGGTGACACTTATGATAAGGTTGCTCAGAAAGTTTTTGCCAACCTTACCACCGAGGACTGGGTACACAGGGTGAACACTTATGCACCCACTCAGATACCGGACTATGTCCCAATCAATGTCACGGTTAACTGCTCGTGTGGCGATCGAAAGGTGTCGAAGGATTACGGGTTGTTCATGACATACCCACTCCGGCCAGGTGAGAATTTGTCGACGGTGGCGGCCGAGTCCGGTTTGCCGGCCATGTTGCTAGAGATGTACAACCCGGGGTCCAATTTTAGTGCTGGGACTGGGCTGGTGTATTTGCCGGCAAAAG GTATTTCAGGTGGAGTCATTGCTGGCATATCAGTTGCAGCAGTTGCTGGGGCTTCAATTCTTGCATTTTGTCTATATGCTGTAGTTTGTAGAAGGAAGAAGGTTGCGGAGGAATCAGTTCTTCCTGCATCGTCCGAAGACCAGCATGTTCAACACAGGCATG GTTCTGGAAGTACCCCCGAGAAAAATTCAGAAGCAGCTGCTCTTGTTGGTGGTGCTTCTCCAGGGCTTACAGGTATTACTGTGGACAAATCAGTTGAGTTCTCATATGAAGAGCTTGCAAAGGCCACTAATGACTTCAGCTTGGATAATAAGATTGGGCAAGGTGGCTTTGGATCCGTTTACTATGCGGAACTAAGAGGAGAG AAAGCTGCAATTAAGAAGATGGATACTCAAGCATCAAAAGAATTTCTTGCTGAGCTGAAGGTTTTAACACATGTTCATCACTTGAACCTG GTTCGCTTAATAGGATATTGTGTTGAAGGCTCCTTATTCCTAGTTTATGAGTACATCGAGAATGGCAACTTAAGTCAACATTTGCATGGCTCGG AGAGGGATATAGAACCATTGCCATGGTCAACTAGAGTCCAAATTGCACTGGATTCAGCTAGAGGACTTGAATATATCCATGAGCATACTGTTCCAGTCTATATCCACCGTGATATCAAATCAGCAAATATATTAATAGACAAGAACTTCCGTGGAAAG GTTGCAGATTTTGGGCTAGCAAAACTGTCTGAATATGGAAGTTCTTCATTGCACACGCGTCTTGCGGGTACATTTGGATACATGCCTCCAGA ATATGCTCAATATGGTGATGTTTCCCCCAAGGTAGATGTATATGCTTTTGGAGTTGTCCTCTATGAGCTAATATCTGCCAAAGATGCCATTGTCAAGACAAATGAATTCGTTTCCGAATCAATGGGACTTGTTGCCTTG TTTGAAGATGTTCTTAGCCAGCCTGATCCAAAAGAAGATCTTCTTAAACTTGTAGACCCCAGGCTTGGAAATAATTGCCCGCTTGAATCAGTCAGCAAG ATGGCTCACCTTGCCAAAGCTTGCACACAAGAAAATCCTCAGCTAAGGCCAAGCATGAGGTCTATTGTGGTTGCACTAATGACACTTTCATCTTCAACTGAGGATTGGGATGTTGGTTCTTTCTATGAAAATCAAATTCTAGTCCATCTAATGTCAGGAAGGTAG
- the LOC133867653 gene encoding lysM domain receptor-like kinase 3 isoform X1, which produces MIQLPRRSIYLPITLLAFHALLFFSPKAHAKCKHGCHHALASYYVLQGSNLTYISRIFGQPIQEILKYNPNISNPNIINTGTRLNVPFSCDCLNGDFLGHTFSYITQFGDTYDKVAQKVFANLTTEDWVHRVNTYAPTQIPDYVPINVTVNCSCGDRKVSKDYGLFMTYPLRPGENLSTVAAESGLPAMLLEMYNPGSNFSAGTGLVYLPAKDQNGKYPSLKAGISGGVIAGISVAAVAGASILAFCLYAVVCRRKKVAEESVLPASSEDQHVQHRHGSGSTPEKNSEAAALVGGASPGLTGITVDKSVEFSYEELAKATNDFSLDNKIGQGGFGSVYYAELRGEKAAIKKMDTQASKEFLAELKVLTHVHHLNLVRLIGYCVEGSLFLVYEYIENGNLSQHLHGSERDIEPLPWSTRVQIALDSARGLEYIHEHTVPVYIHRDIKSANILIDKNFRGKVADFGLAKLSEYGSSSLHTRLAGTFGYMPPEYAQYGDVSPKVDVYAFGVVLYELISAKDAIVKTNEFVSESMGLVALFEDVLSQPDPKEDLLKLVDPRLGNNCPLESVSKMAHLAKACTQENPQLRPSMRSIVVALMTLSSSTEDWDVGSFYENQILVHLMSGR; this is translated from the exons ATGATCCAACTGCCAAGGAGGAGCATTTACCTCCCAATCACACTCCTAGCCTTCCAtgctcttctcttcttctctcccaAAGCCCACGCCAAGTGTAAACATGGCTGCCACCATGCCTTGGCCTCATACTATGTGTTGCAAGGCTCAAACCTCACTTACATTAGCCGAATCTTTGGCCAACCAATACAAGAAATTCTCAAATACAATCCCAACATCTCCAACCCAAATATCATCAACACTGGCACAAGACTCAACGTGCCCTTCTCATGTGATTGTCTGAACGGTGACTTCTTGGGGCACACATTTTCTTACATAACTCAATTTGGTGACACTTATGATAAGGTTGCTCAGAAAGTTTTTGCCAACCTTACCACCGAGGACTGGGTACACAGGGTGAACACTTATGCACCCACTCAGATACCGGACTATGTCCCAATCAATGTCACGGTTAACTGCTCGTGTGGCGATCGAAAGGTGTCGAAGGATTACGGGTTGTTCATGACATACCCACTCCGGCCAGGTGAGAATTTGTCGACGGTGGCGGCCGAGTCCGGTTTGCCGGCCATGTTGCTAGAGATGTACAACCCGGGGTCCAATTTTAGTGCTGGGACTGGGCTGGTGTATTTGCCGGCAAAAG ATCAAAACGGAAAATATCCATCGCTAA AAGCAGGTATTTCAGGTGGAGTCATTGCTGGCATATCAGTTGCAGCAGTTGCTGGGGCTTCAATTCTTGCATTTTGTCTATATGCTGTAGTTTGTAGAAGGAAGAAGGTTGCGGAGGAATCAGTTCTTCCTGCATCGTCCGAAGACCAGCATGTTCAACACAGGCATG GTTCTGGAAGTACCCCCGAGAAAAATTCAGAAGCAGCTGCTCTTGTTGGTGGTGCTTCTCCAGGGCTTACAGGTATTACTGTGGACAAATCAGTTGAGTTCTCATATGAAGAGCTTGCAAAGGCCACTAATGACTTCAGCTTGGATAATAAGATTGGGCAAGGTGGCTTTGGATCCGTTTACTATGCGGAACTAAGAGGAGAG AAAGCTGCAATTAAGAAGATGGATACTCAAGCATCAAAAGAATTTCTTGCTGAGCTGAAGGTTTTAACACATGTTCATCACTTGAACCTG GTTCGCTTAATAGGATATTGTGTTGAAGGCTCCTTATTCCTAGTTTATGAGTACATCGAGAATGGCAACTTAAGTCAACATTTGCATGGCTCGG AGAGGGATATAGAACCATTGCCATGGTCAACTAGAGTCCAAATTGCACTGGATTCAGCTAGAGGACTTGAATATATCCATGAGCATACTGTTCCAGTCTATATCCACCGTGATATCAAATCAGCAAATATATTAATAGACAAGAACTTCCGTGGAAAG GTTGCAGATTTTGGGCTAGCAAAACTGTCTGAATATGGAAGTTCTTCATTGCACACGCGTCTTGCGGGTACATTTGGATACATGCCTCCAGA ATATGCTCAATATGGTGATGTTTCCCCCAAGGTAGATGTATATGCTTTTGGAGTTGTCCTCTATGAGCTAATATCTGCCAAAGATGCCATTGTCAAGACAAATGAATTCGTTTCCGAATCAATGGGACTTGTTGCCTTG TTTGAAGATGTTCTTAGCCAGCCTGATCCAAAAGAAGATCTTCTTAAACTTGTAGACCCCAGGCTTGGAAATAATTGCCCGCTTGAATCAGTCAGCAAG ATGGCTCACCTTGCCAAAGCTTGCACACAAGAAAATCCTCAGCTAAGGCCAAGCATGAGGTCTATTGTGGTTGCACTAATGACACTTTCATCTTCAACTGAGGATTGGGATGTTGGTTCTTTCTATGAAAATCAAATTCTAGTCCATCTAATGTCAGGAAGGTAG